The Anomalospiza imberbis isolate Cuckoo-Finch-1a 21T00152 chromosome 13, ASM3175350v1, whole genome shotgun sequence genome includes the window AGAGAGCCCTGTTCATCAGGGCTGCAAGGCTGTGCCATCCATGGGCACATAAATGGGGGGCTCCTGGCCCATGCCCCCCTGTGCTTTGCTCCTTGACGGCCACCTCCCGAAGTCAGGAGGCCATGCTCCTTCCCACATTAGCACATGAATGGGGTTAGGGGTGGGGGGGAGGTGTGAAGGGGGGCAAGCCCCCACTGTCCACTCAAGCAAACAATTTGGCTAGCAAATTGACATAATTACAAgggacagagagaaaagaaaggcgAGCCCCCTCCCCTGCGCTCCAGAGGGCCCGACCCCTGCCGAGTTACTTAGACCCTTTGTGCGACTCAATGCTAGGTACTGATGAGGGGACGTATGCCCTTTTCAAGGGCCCTAAGCGACCGGCTGCCCTAATCTGATTACAATTTACAGCGCTCCTTCAGAAGGGGCTGGAGCGGTGCTCACGCAGGCGTGGACATGGACACGCCGGCTCGGACACACACACGCTCGCCCCGGCCCAAAGGTAGGTGGATAGGCACAGGTGGGAGGATGTGCACAGTGGCACCACGGCCAACAGCGTGTGAGCatcaccagcagctcctgcagcgtGGTTTTCAGTGTGCCAGCCGTGCAAGGGAAGAAGGCTGAGGGCacggctgtggggacaggtggCTTTGGTCGCGTGGGCACACCGCCAGCAGCAGATACGCAGTGGCCAGTGGCTGGGGTGTGCAATGAGCCCGTTTCAGCCCAAATGTGGGGTTGACACCATGGACGTGCACACCAACACACACATGGGCACAGATGTAGTAAGCAGGCAAGCCCCCTTGTCCCGGGAAGATCCACAGATGGGAACCCTCTCCACCAAGAGTGGGGGGCAGCAGAGGTGAGCAAAGGCCTTCTGCCAAAATCTCTGCAGCAGCTTGCAGGAGCAGGAGTTTGAGCAAAGCCCACCACCTGCCTATTAAAAGAGGGATTAAACTATGCTGTTcctccccccacctcctcccttCTCTCTCTAACATCATCCCCTTGGGGAAACCACCACCTTTACATgagattttcccctttttttaacCTCTTTTCTGCTCCGTGCCACAGAGATCCCAGGGGAttagcagccaggctgggccttCCAGCCTCCTTGAAGGCAGGTTGTTTCAGACACCCCCCCCATGGGAACCTGCCCCAGGACAACTTTGGTCAATGGCTCCGGTGCTTCCCAGCCAATTTGTACCACCTAATCCCCGCGAGTATCTACAGCCCCTTTCTCACATGTTCTCCCgcctgctggagcagcccaaTCCTCTGCTCTCCACGCTCCCCCGTTGAGAAACCCTCAGTCCACTGCTGGGGCCGCGACCGCACTTCAAACGCGCCAGCCCGATCCCGGCATTGTTTGCCAGGGAATTAAAACTGCACGGCCAGCCCCAGCGAGTGATTTAGGTACTGAGACCAGACTGAGCCCCGCAAGAGCACGGGCAATAAAACGCTTCGCTGCCCAGCAGCCTGGGCAATTTGGGTGTCTTCCCACGAGGAGGAGGCACAGCCCAGAGGGCCAGGGAATTGGGTCAGGGCTTCTTCTTCCAGCATGTGCACATGGGACAGGACTGTCTCCCAGGGCTCACAGTGCTGCCCCACCAGAGATGTGGGTTGGCCACCTTGCTGAAGCAATGAGAGTCACCCAGTCTTTGCCATTACTGAACCCCATGGACCCTTGTaagctgctgggaggaaagaCCAGAGCCCACGAAGGTTGGACACACAGATTATCTGGGACACAGACAGAACTCAGATGGTGTGGGATGAAGGGACACCAGTCCAGTCACACCGGAGGAAATGCAGTGCCCAAAAGGTCTGCTTCTGCTTTCAGATTTTGCAGGCTTGTGGGGAAAAGTTTTGGACTCCCTTTCTGAAATGACATTGTCTATGGTGCCTATCAGTAAACATCCCTGTGGTGGTTTCTGATGCACTCTCTAGATGAAGCTGCACGCAGAAAATGGCTGTTACATCCCTTTCCCAGTGCAGAGAAGCTGGGATGAGATCTCCCTCCTTCAGcagatcccagcccagggaAAACAATTGCCCTACATTTTCCCATCCCTGTCTTAGAGAAAGGATGCAGCTCAATGTATGCTTCAGCCTCTGCAGGGATCATTCTCCAGATGCCATTTCTGACCCCTGTCAGACCTGTCTTTGCCATCATAAAAGACATATATGATACACCACTTGCTGGCAAGcgggctggagctcctgatggCCCGGCTACGATATTTATGCAATTCTCTTTAGCCAGCCAGCCCTTTCCCTGCATCCCACACTGCTGCAGTGCTTGAGACCAATCCTATGGAGGATTTTAGGCCTTTTATTAGTCTTCTTTTTTCAGTGGTGAGGTTGTTTCAGGCCAAACGTGTACAGGAGAGAGCGTCTCCCATGCCTggctgtccccgtccccgccaTGGCAGGGGAACACAGTGTTTCGGCACCTCCTCCTCTGTCACAATGTTTTTCAGCTCCACCAAGCAAAGTGTCCAATTAGAGCAGAGCCTCTTGCTTCCATCTTTGCCGACATTTAATTAacatgctgctgctggcagccgCTGACAAATTCCAGAAACATGTTGTAAAGGGTTTTTGTCTTTACCCAGCATGGAAAATGAGGGTGTCATATCCCAAGGGGATGTGAATAGCTACTTTTGACTCCCCGCTTCAGGTGTAAGAATTACATCTAGACGCAGTGAAGAGACCTATCAGCACTCCTAcctcctttcccccctcccttttcctttcctgctcctCATATTATATCATCCTGGAAAACATGCAGGATTTTAGGCCTGGTTTTCATCCCTGTTTCCTCCAACTCTGGCTGAAGCCTGATGGTCCAGATAAGAGATGGGACCTGTCCTCTTCCCATCAGAATAGCACCAGACAGTGGAAAGAGCCATCTGATGACACTGGAAGTAATGTATGAAgccaaaaaagaggaaagggatCCTGTCACTCTGTGCTGTGCATGCAAACAAGGTTCTGAAGGAGCTCACGGAGGCCTTGGTAGGGCAGTTCAAGGGAAGGTGATGGCAGAGGCCATCATGTAGAAGTGTAGCTGAACTCACAGACAGCCCTCACCACCACCGTGGATGGCAGAATGAGTAGAGGCTCAGCTGCTGCACCCCAGCATCCCCTCCTCAAAAAGAaccagcccagcctgtgcttcccacaggggctgagcccccaCCGTGGGGGCTGTCATCTCAAGGTGCCAGCTCCCAAACCAAGTATCTCCCCAGACTGCATTATCTAATACATTGTCTAATACACCCAGCCTGTGTTGCCACCGTTCATGCCTCCACTTTGTCCCCAGGGCACCTGGAGTGTCCCAGCACCTCTGCTTTGCCCCGGGCAGCCAAGAGctctcctggcagctgctgtgccGCACATCCCATCCCGCTCGGCCGCGGACACACGGCAGCACAGGCCTGGAAAGAAGAACACGACTTTATTATATCCACAGCAGCTCGTTACAAAAGCGGCAGAGAAGGGCAGAGCCCTGTCGTCACGGGGAGAAGAGGATCCTTCGGCCCGGGGGGAGAAGAGGATGCTTcggcccggcggcggggcgcggcTCAGGGCGAGGCGGGCTTGTCGGGGTTGTGCATGTGGTACACGTCGCTCTCCTCGTCCTCGGGCACCTGCGGCAgagccccctgagccccccgggccgggccgcgggccGACAGCGCCATCTCgtgccccccgccccgctcccgcccgcgGCCCCCTCACCTCCCAGTAAATGTCATCCTCGAAGCAGTTCTCGGCCGCGGCGTCCCCCCAGACGGGCAGCTTCAGGATGCCCCCTGCGAGGAGGAGGGCAGGGCGGTGGGCACGGGGGGATGCGGGTGGTCCACCCAAAGGGGCAAAcgcagccctggcacagcgcTCGGTGCCGTCCCCCCCGGATGTATGCAGCGCATGGATGCCGCTGTTTCAGCTGCAGGCTGGCTCAGCACTCCCCTCTCCGTGCTCCCCTCCGGCTTACCCACGATGGCCCCCCCGGCAAATGCCATCAGCAGAGACACCACGATGCCGGCTGCCTGGAATCCTCCCTGGATGCTGGGTGTCCGCCTCTGGTACACGCCCGTGAAGTCAAACGCCTTGATGAACCTGCCGAGGGCAGAAATGGTGATGATTGCCCTGGCAGGAGACATTTCCTGGCTCCGGAGGAACCATGTTGCCCTGCTCTCTTAGGAACTCTTCCCTAGCCCCATCCCTCTTGTGCAGTGGACCAGGAGAGTGTTGCCATGACCAAAACACCACTCACTTCTTTCTCTGACCCCTGGCAAAGCTTTACCAAGGAGGAGCccaaaatataaatattctcTTTGTAATTCAGACTTCTAGCCTTACCTGACCCCACAAAACAatgcaggggagagggagaagcaCTTCCCTCCCCATTGTGGCCCAGGATAATGCCAAACAGTGGGACTGTGGCTCACTTTATGAGGCCACCAAGAGTCAGCTGCATAAGATGAGGCTACAGTTCAGTAAGCCAAACACAGACAGCGCACCCCATGTTTCTGAGGAATAGCTCTGGGCAACTCTGAACTATTAACAAAAGATGCTAtttgctccctgctcccagcccacaGAGCTTCAGGTAAAATCTATTCTCAGGGAAGATTTTCAAGCCATCTTACCCTTCCTTTCCATACACATCCTCcgtggctgcagctgctgtgatAGCCCCCACAATGCCCCCAATAAGGCCTGGCATGGCATGGAGGTTGTGGATGCCACATGTGTCCTGAATGTGCAACCTAGACTCCAAAAAAGGCTGAGGGGAAGGGAAGTAGAAAGAGATTAGGGAGTTGAGCGTGGCCCTGGAAAGGATTAGTTCCTTCCATGGGAGACTGGGATAAgcagagaaagaggagagaTACTGTGTCCCATTAAAGAGCTAAAAACTTGTAGACAAAGATGTGAGCCAAGCTCAAGATAAACTAACAACCTATTCTCCAAACATGCTCCTGTTGGGAGTCTGAAACTTCCTGAGCATTTTTGGGCAGTAAAAGGAGACAGAAGTACAACTCATAAGGGATTCTGGAAAGCAGGAACTGTCAAAGGGAAGTGAAAGCATTTCTGGTCTcctcagcaggaccagggctgcAGACCCCTTGAGCAGCACTCACCGTGAAGTAGACATACCCCACCGTGGACACGATGCCAGAGATGGACCCAACAATGAGGGAGCCATACGGAGTCAGCATCATCTCGGCGCTGGTGCCCACGGCCACGCCGCCGGCCAGTGTGGCATTCTGGATGTGGACCTGCAGGAGCAACCACTCTGCCTTGGCATCTCAGGGAGATTGCAATTGCTCAGGGATGGTGCAAATGTCAAAGTGGGAGAATCAGCTCTGAAAATGTTTCCAGAGGAAATATCAGGGCCCATTTTCCTACTTGGTggtgaaaaacaagaaaagaacaagCAGCTTCTGTCTGTAGCACAGGTGCACATAGACTCCCACTCCCCGTACCACACATGTTCTTTGCATCCACAGATATGGGTGGGGAGTTGTGATGAGATGGAAATTGTCTCACCCGTGTGTCATGCAAGCTCTGCTGTCACAGAGACATGTCACCCACACATCCAACACGTACAAGTCAGCCCCCCGAttgctcatgagctgctgcgCAGGCCTTGTTTGATGGGGAGCGCTGCCAAAAAGGGCTCTGCAACGTGCCCAGCAGAGCAAATCCAGTCCCTGCTCCCATCTTACCATGTCAAGCTTGCCCTTCTTTTGCAGCATGCTGGAGAAGGCCATGGTGGTGAGGACACAGGCAGCCAGTGAGCAGTAGGTGTTAATGGCAGACCGGTGCTGGGCATCCCCGTGATCAGAAATGGCCGAGTTAAAACTGGGCCAGTACATCCACAGGTACAGGGTACCTGGTGGGATGGGGCACATGGGATGagggagagaaaggggaaagagagaatacagggactgaaaaaaaaaaactcttctgCACAGGGGGACGTTACATCCCGTAGTCCTGCTTCCCCAGATCCACACCCCGCATGATGAGACCAGCATCAGGAAAGGCTGGCAGAGAAAGGGAACCAAAATGCATCCTTATCTTCCCAGGCACCATCTCAGCCCAGCTGAGACGAAGGGAGCTGAGTAACTCTGAAATGTGAAAGACCTCTGGGATACAGAGCTCCTCAACTCCATatgctggttttggtttttcccAGAGACACAGGAGGAAccagccctgtgcagctgaGTGCTCCCCATGTAGCTGCACCCCGAGATGAGGGCTGACTCACCGATC containing:
- the RHCG gene encoding ammonium transporter Rh type C — protein: MDRPRHQGMAKNTNMRWRLPLVCLLWEVAMIVLFGVFVRFGAEADAHWEEEKREMNLTSDIENDFYFRYPSFQDVHVMIFVGFGFLMTFLKRYGFGAVGFNFLLAAFGIQWALLMQGWFHSFKDGKILIGVENLINADFCVGSVCIAFGAILGKTSPIQLLVMTLFQVTLFSVNEYILLNLLHVKDAGGSMTIHTFGAYFGLTVTRVLYRPNLEQSKDKQGSVYHSDLFAMIGTLYLWMYWPSFNSAISDHGDAQHRSAINTYCSLAACVLTTMAFSSMLQKKGKLDMVHIQNATLAGGVAVGTSAEMMLTPYGSLIVGSISGIVSTVGYVYFTPFLESRLHIQDTCGIHNLHAMPGLIGGIVGAITAAAATEDVYGKEGFIKAFDFTGVYQRRTPSIQGGFQAAGIVVSLLMAFAGGAIVGGILKLPVWGDAAAENCFEDDIYWEVPEDEESDVYHMHNPDKPASP